In the Bordetella genomosp. 10 genome, one interval contains:
- a CDS encoding CaiB/BaiF CoA transferase family protein, with product MMAAGIDAVKDEPPLAGIKVLDLSQGIAGPYAAAILGMQGAQVTKVEPPEGDWSRLMGGGRQGLTALSIVCNPGKQSICVDARKPGGTELLVRLARDADVLIESFRPGVVERLGLDYATLAGQLPRLLYVSVTGFGDSGPYRDLPGADSVVQALSGMMVMNRDAAGEPRRIGMLAVDVATGLYAAQGVTAGLLKQARTGRGGFLPITLLHSAAAFQGIPMLDAAMHAGAGRKMPVTVPSGTFRTRDGLINLTALRDKMFHGLARALGQPEWVDDPRYRTNADRLANADEINAAIQARLLQDGSDEWVARFREQDVLCAPVLDYAGFMADPQARAQNVFAEIEQGPYGKLPVARLPGAPRAALPPAPVLGEHTEQVLASAGVPADRVAELRAAGVVYTHADISARQGKG from the coding sequence ATGATGGCCGCGGGAATCGACGCCGTGAAGGACGAGCCGCCGCTTGCCGGCATCAAGGTGCTGGACCTGAGCCAGGGCATCGCGGGGCCCTATGCCGCCGCCATCCTGGGGATGCAGGGCGCGCAAGTGACCAAGGTCGAGCCGCCGGAAGGGGACTGGTCGCGCCTGATGGGCGGTGGCCGGCAGGGGCTGACGGCGCTGAGCATCGTCTGCAATCCCGGCAAGCAGTCCATCTGCGTGGACGCGCGCAAGCCTGGCGGCACGGAATTGCTGGTCCGCTTGGCGCGGGACGCCGACGTGTTGATCGAGAGCTTCCGGCCAGGCGTCGTCGAACGCCTGGGACTGGACTACGCCACATTGGCCGGGCAACTGCCGCGCCTGCTGTATGTCTCCGTGACGGGGTTCGGCGATTCCGGGCCGTATCGCGACCTGCCCGGCGCGGACTCCGTGGTGCAGGCGCTCAGCGGCATGATGGTCATGAACCGCGACGCCGCGGGCGAGCCCCGGCGGATAGGCATGCTGGCCGTGGACGTGGCGACGGGACTCTACGCCGCGCAGGGCGTGACGGCGGGTTTGTTGAAGCAGGCGCGCACCGGCCGGGGCGGTTTCCTGCCCATTACCTTGCTGCACAGCGCCGCCGCGTTCCAGGGCATCCCCATGCTGGACGCGGCCATGCACGCCGGCGCCGGCCGCAAGATGCCGGTGACGGTGCCTTCGGGGACTTTCCGCACCCGCGATGGGCTGATCAACCTGACGGCCTTGCGCGACAAGATGTTCCACGGCCTGGCCCGCGCCCTCGGACAGCCCGAGTGGGTGGACGATCCACGCTATCGCACCAACGCGGACCGGCTGGCGAACGCGGATGAAATCAACGCGGCGATCCAGGCTCGCTTGCTCCAGGACGGCTCCGACGAGTGGGTGGCGCGTTTCCGTGAGCAGGACGTCCTGTGCGCGCCCGTGCTGGACTACGCCGGCTTCATGGCGGACCCCCAGGCGCGCGCGCAGAACGTCTTCGCCGAAATCGAGCAGGGGCCTTACGGCAAATTACCGGTCGCGCGCCTGCCAGGCGCGCCGCGGGCTGCGTTGCCGCCCGCGCCGGTGTTGGGGGAGCACACGGAGCAAGTGCTCGCGAGCGCCGGGGTGCCGGCGGATCGGGTAGCCGAGTTGCGGGCGGCGGGCGTGGTGTACACCCACGCCGATATTTCCGCGCGCCAGGGGAAGGGCTGA
- a CDS encoding enoyl-CoA hydratase/isomerase family protein, producing the protein MDKDKDNAGINANVDAEVDVNAGGKDASDQDVLGIRTVDAVRILTLRRPERHNALNTDLTRRLLQALRDAERDEACRAIVLAGAGRSFCAGADTTEFAGFGQDADRAQARATLTAELHAVFATLSKPVVAAVWGNAMGGGAGLALACDMMVAAQATRLGYPEIKHGICPAIVMANLTRNLGPKRAFELVSTGRLLDGGELCEWGLANARAETPEAALAAALDIGRHWAAHAPFALTSTKRLFYRTLDLSFEEGLAAGRELNIAMRRHARPKS; encoded by the coding sequence ATGGACAAGGATAAAGACAATGCCGGGATCAATGCCAACGTCGACGCTGAGGTTGACGTGAACGCCGGCGGCAAGGACGCCTCGGACCAGGACGTCCTGGGCATACGAACGGTGGACGCGGTGCGGATCCTGACCCTGCGGCGCCCGGAACGGCACAATGCCTTGAACACCGATCTCACGCGCCGGCTGTTGCAGGCGCTGCGGGACGCGGAGCGCGACGAAGCCTGCCGGGCCATCGTGCTGGCCGGCGCCGGCAGGTCGTTCTGCGCCGGCGCCGATACGACGGAGTTCGCCGGCTTCGGCCAGGATGCCGACAGGGCGCAGGCGCGGGCGACGCTGACCGCGGAGCTGCATGCGGTGTTCGCCACGCTGAGCAAGCCGGTCGTGGCCGCGGTCTGGGGCAATGCCATGGGCGGCGGCGCCGGCCTGGCGCTGGCCTGCGACATGATGGTGGCGGCGCAGGCTACCCGCCTGGGCTATCCCGAGATCAAGCACGGTATCTGCCCGGCCATCGTCATGGCCAACCTGACGCGCAATCTCGGCCCGAAACGGGCGTTCGAGCTGGTCTCCACGGGCCGCCTGCTCGACGGCGGCGAGCTTTGCGAGTGGGGGCTGGCCAACGCGCGGGCCGAAACGCCCGAGGCGGCCTTGGCCGCGGCGCTGGATATCGGCCGCCATTGGGCCGCCCATGCGCCCTTCGCGTTGACGTCGACCAAGCGCTTGTTCTATCGCACCCTCGATCTTTCCTTCGAGGAAGGCCTCGCGGCAGGGCGCGAACTGAATATCGCGATGCGCCGTCACGCCCGTCCGAAGTCCTGA